In Spodoptera frugiperda isolate SF20-4 chromosome 12, AGI-APGP_CSIRO_Sfru_2.0, whole genome shotgun sequence, a single window of DNA contains:
- the LOC118263145 gene encoding probable ubiquitin carboxyl-terminal hydrolase FAF-X isoform X3: MTISMKEQDQMPGEMAFPEAKLKALEEKISHPRWVVPVLPEQELEALLIAATELAAKGEDATHPACQRFYNDALTVSFTKILTDDAVSSWKNNIQQCVRSNCEKLVKLCAMKLDDPRFLHLLSMTFNPNNKFHTFNASRTCEGLSITPPGQGTAQESEVFARSQDHRTPRGWLVHLINVFGQAGGFVKLRERFETIMGFQKTELTSSVTSEEKVSTEIIEKENEENKCDKVESTEIVPVIADSGEFSIPARSEQPSSLEQSTSGETRVATVWQLLRPLGLCHDLLTSHTVTTYLLPVLECIPTLLESLTDEELKREARGSENKTDTVSCLIRACKYVSVKTPQYHSLLKSLEMFRLKMILRLLQMSSFNGKMSALNEINQLISTFSQQPKPEWLTPTVITTWIRENKVVDIVLRDSLHQPQYVDRLEKMLRFMIKENSLTRDDLDAIWKAQHGKHEAIVKNLHDLLAKLAWDFTPDQLDHLFDCFKASWATSSKKQSDKLLEVIRRLAEDDKDGVMANKVLVLFWNLAHSDEVCTEIMDVALANLIKILDYSCSQDRDAQKTLWLDKCVEELKTNEKWVLPALKMMREICCLYEAGGGTGLRPHVTRQELIDRLQTQHSLVILVTDSLTHYMEAVRTKLAEEGDIDWDNWLPDGRYPHAAQVHERLSFLRFLLKDGQLWLCAEQIWVCLAEKPAHLGDREACFRWFSKLMGEEPDLDPNINLHFFRRNIMTLSPNLLTHAGIKCFERFFKAVNSKEGKLKVKRRSFLLNDADLIGLDYLWRVITECEDEISARGIELLREVSTCVGPQLSAAQHHEAFLTHCCARTQRLQKDMEAHEDSSESCTRMCRVIRAIQEYINECDRRFSAERQILPIYRSGRGRQCTIIVRFNFQTGQRQIEDVELFSHSNETLHSLRSNIQRRLKNASESNIKLELYVNKLELYVNGELLDSSHDRKILSQIPLRDKTVIVAKVYDGQVCGSGGCGSSNESSSDSSTSSPPLSPTPEHALPGVLFAQGSWYLPFILDLEHIGITKGHGPLTEAAHLLSQICPAHKQTVEKLTEALLCRDDTKLRDMLYGPAPPTVAYNVEVLYSMVMPSSDTRLERCRNFQIACVKKAPLLVQCLSDNDFLQGAAPHTRRVGYLALVRLAKLALYTLGHLFEIIAPDGTDANLDKEFSRRDVTILREALQTVPNHTCELMVKAIAEKLANALGEQVVLSGEDSDSVSALVWWCVPTSATVRSLYSLSYSVAQPSDISGIVHPDDVTLVRECMEVVTICMALSGGHLENNLLNEPWWQDTALYLMIDCPNPQVRVSCAEQLLCMCAWGGGGGARAALAALGGAAGLGAAAARLARHARHAMQFLQLLCRLVALAGPTERTLDDLALEVAWLRAVRANPLSLDDTLLEGHLNLTKELFTHVPAQVKYQYGAHPDHKDAGLIKEVTTEFLWPYSWAWCVVSGGGGGAGEAGGATGAEPVAPLCRTASAAAAATDLLLALVHGCVPNMAALANLLDLMFYSDKSMPLAEWEYMPCVGPRPPAGLVGLKNAGATCYMNSVLQQLYCVRAVRDALLTVQGAATDPNEDFSGENHHHSIVENNIESNTDYNITILKQVQAIFAHLHYSKLQYYIPRGLWAHFRLQGEPVNLREQQDAVEFFMSLVESLDEALKTLGQEQLMAKTMGGTYSDQKICKGCPHRYCKEEPFSVVSLDIRNMSRLQESLEAYVRGELLEGADAYHCDKCNKKVVTVKRLCLNKLPPVLVIQLKRFEYDFEKVCAIKFNDYFEFPRELDVEPYTAWGLARAEGDSSLWEGGEEKAQETNYQLSGIVVHSGQASGGHYYSYVLLRDNGSVTGRWVKLDDGDVSECGMHDDEEMKAQCFGGEYMGEVFDPMLKRVSYKRQKRWWNAYMLFYTRKDTIESQSLLEQSMKNLTMKENIIPRPIWLSVRRSNIAFSHNQDQFSLEHFNFMKKLCYMRLQMLPGSQSAIWGPEHEEMSMLAVQLATKFLFQVGFRTKKTLRGPAADWHDILCQHLRCSQAVRAWFATDLFKHPHRLCDYLLSCPTAEVRLVFMKIIVFLAHFSVQDPPVSVGYGSWCSREEAQSLSDQVLCCARALAAPPPPPAAPHPDSHAARHLPLLFNLFHTYACLGISEKHQLLRLKLLDIVLSVCMDETNTAMGKYQYPESAKVHQVVCALARCCDVGARCQSAGAAEGAAPLPNPYAEPHGHGPRPLLSPAAADVLYNRTGSYMKKLTEECCGCDEGIRLLQFLCWEHAGWSRIALAELLWQMAYAYCHELRRHSDALTALLLMEDSWQQHRIHNVIKGVSEERPGLLETAARARGHYQKRAYACVKLLVGVMCRAPAAVRAVHHQHDARRRWRQLLAWLQDELDRKYGPGGYGSYGTWSPPGTSNETSSGYFLERSNSARKTLEKAYQLCPEEEDEEEEEGREGAEGSGSGDAADDSGDDDEPADDEPAARRLAGGPGSAGPSAGPSAAPAPPAPPAPPAQPSRDPLPPL; encoded by the exons ATGACTATATCAATGAAAGAACAAGATCAAATGCCAGGGGAG ATGGCATTCCCCGAGGCCAAATTAAAGGCATTGGAAGAGAAGATATCTCATCCCCGCTGGGTGGTACCTGTGTTGCCTGAACAGGAGCTAGAGGCATTGCTTATTGCTGCCACTGAGTTGGCAGCAAAAG GTGAAGATGCAACGCACCCAGCATGTCAGAGATTCTATAATGATGCCTTAACAGTGTCATTTACTAAGATACTGACTGACGATGCAGTTTCATCctggaaaaataatattcagcAATGTGTCCGTTCAAACTGTGAGAAACTCGTCAAACTTTGTGCAATGAAACTAGATGATCCAAGATTCCTGCATTTATTATCTATGACATTCAATCCCAATAacaa ATTTCACACATTCAATGCATCAAGAACTTGTGAAGGTCTGTCTATTACTCCACCAGGGCAAGGTACTGCCCAAGAGTCAGAAGTGTTTGCAAGGTCACAGGACCACCGCACACCAAGAGGATGGCTGGTTCATTTAATTAATGT GTTTGGTCAAGCTGGTGGCTTTGTGAAACTTCGAGAAAGGTTTGAAACAATAATGGGGTTTCAAAAGACTGAGCTGACATCTTCAGTCACTTCAGAAGAAAAAGTTTCAACTGAAATCATAGAGAAGGAGAATGAAGAAAACAAATGTGATAAAGTTGAGAGCACAGAAATAGTGCCAGTTATTGCTGATAGCGGTGAA TTTTCCATACCGGCGCGCAGTGAGCAGCCCTCGTCACTGGAGCAGTCCACCAGTGGAGAGACTCGAGTCGCGACCGTGTGGCAGTTGCTGCGACCTTTAGGACTCTGTCACGACCTCCTTACTTCACACACTGTTACCACATACCTGCTGCCTGTGCTC GAATGTATTCCCACATTGCTTGAGAGTTTGACTGATGAAGAACTGAAGCGAGAAGCGCGCGGTAGTGAAAATAAGACTGACACTGTTTCTTGTTTAATTCGCGCCTGTAAATACGTCTCAGTGAAAACTCCCCAGTATCACAGTTTACTTAAAT CTCTGGAAATGTTTCGGTTGAAAATGATATTGCGATTGTTGCAAATGTCTTCATTCAATGGGAAAATGTCAGCTCTGAACGAAATCAATCAACTTATTAGTACATTCTCCCAGCAACCCAAACCAGAATGGCTCACGCCAACTGTTATAAca acttgGATTCGTGAAAATAAAGTAGTGGACATAGTCTTACGGGACTCCCTTCACCAGCCGCAGTATGTAGATAGACTGGAGAAAATGCTTAGGTTTATGATAAAAGAGAACTCATTGACGCGAGATGACTTGGATGCGATATGGAAGGCTCAGCACGGCAAGCACGAGGCGATTGTCAAGAACTTGCATGACTTACTAGCCAAACTGGCTTGGGACTTTACTCCTGATCAACTTGACCATTTATTTGACTGTTTCAAG GCAAGTTGGGCTACGTCCAGCAAAAAGCAAAGTGATAAACTACTAGAAGTAATAAGAAGACTAGCAGAAGATGATAAGGATGGTGTAATGGCAAACAAG gtaTTAGTGCTTTTTTGGAATTTGGCCCACTCGGACGAAGTATGTACCGAAATAATGGATGTGGCTTTAGCTAATCTGATAAAAATACTAGACTACAGCTGTAGCCAAGATCGTGACGCACAGAAGACGCTTTGGTTGGACAA GTGTGTGGAAgaattgaaaacaaatgaaaaatgggtgttacCAGCATTAAAAATGATGCGCGAGATTTGTTGCCTGTACGAGGCGGGCGGTGGAACGGGCTTGCGGCCTCATGTCACACGACAGGAACTGATCGACCGCCTGCAGACTCAGCACTCGCTTGTCATACTCGTAACAgactcactcacacactacaTGGAGGCTGTGCGAACTAAACTGGCCG AAGAGGGTGATATCGACTGGGACAATTGGCTACCAGATGGCAGGTACCCGCATGCGGCTCAAGTACATGAACGATTGAGTTTTCTAAGATTTCTCTTGAAAGATGGACAACTGTGGCTGTGTGCAGAACAA ATATGGGTATGTCTGGCTGAGAAGCCAGCACACCTGGGCGATCGTGAGGCCTGTTTCCGATGGTTCAGCAAACTAATGGGCGAAGAGCCCGATTTAGATCCTAATATTAATCTACATTTTTTTCGACGGAACATTATGACATTATCTCCGAATTTACTAACCCACGCTGGTATCAAGTGTTTTGaaag ATTCTTCAAAGCGGTAAACTCCAAAGAAGGCAAACTAAAAGTAAAGAGACGAAGCTTTTTACTTAACGATGCAGATCTCATAGGATTAGATTATTTATGGAGG GTGATAACGGAGTGCGAGGACGAGATCTCTGCGCGCGGCATCGAGTTGCTGCGCGAGGTGAGCACGTGCGTGGGCCCGCAGCTGTCGGCGGCGCAGCACCACGAGGCCTTCCTCACGCACTGCTGCGCGCGCACGCAGCGCCTGCAGAAGGACATGGAGGCGCACGAAG ATTCGTCAGAGAGTTGTACGAGAATGTGTAGAGTGATTCGTGCCATACAAGAATATATTAACGAATGTGATAGAAGATTTTCCGCGGAACGGCAGATATTACCTATCTACAGGTCGGGCCGAGGGAGGCAGTGTACGATTATAGTcagatttaattttcaaactgGCCAAAGACAAATTGAAGATGTTGAACTTTTTTCGCACTCTAATGAGACACTGCACTCCTTGCGTTCCAATATACAAAGAAG GCTGAAGAATGCTTCAGAGAGTAATATAAAGTTAGAACTATATGTAAATAAGTTGGAGCTGTATGTTAATGGGGAGCTATTAGATTCTAGTCACGATAGAAAAATTCTATCGCAAATCCCGCTTCGTGACAAAACTGTTATTGTCGCTAAG GTGTATGACGGACAAGTGTGTGGCAGTGGTGGGTGCGGCTCGTCGAATGAGTCCAGCAGTGACTCCTCCACTTCTTCGCCTCCGTTGTCGCCCACACCGGAACACGCATTGCCTGGCGTT CTCTTTGCACAGGGATCATGGTACTTGCCCTTTATATTAGATTTGGAGCATATTGGTATCACCAAAGGCCACGGCCCGCTCACTGAAGCGGCGCACTTACTCTCGCAGATCTGCCCTGCGCATAAACAGAcc gtgGAAAAGCTTACGGAGGCATTGTTATGCAGAGATGATACAAAACTGAGGGATATGCTCTACGGCCCAGCTCCGCCTACGGTGGCTTATAACGTAGAA GTACTATACAGCATGGTGATGCCATCGTCAGACACGAGGTTGGAGCGCTGCCGCAACTTTCAGATCGCTTGCGTGAAGAAAGCTCCTCTACTGGTGCAGTGCTTGTCTGACAACGATTTCTTGCAAGGGGCAGCACCACATACCAGGAG AGTTGGTTATCTAGCTCTGGTCAGACTGGCTAAGTTAGCGTTATACACACTTGGtcatctatttgaaataattgcTCCAGATGGTACGGATGCAAATCTCGATAAGGAATTCAG TAGAAGGGATGTGACAATACTGCGTGAAGCCCTGCAGACAGTGCCAAACCATACGTGTGAGCTGATGGTCAAAGCAATTGCTGAGAAACTAGCTAATGCATTGGGAGAACAG GTGGTGTTGAGCGGCGAAGACAGTGATTCAGTGTCTGCGCTAGTGTGGTGGTGCGTCCCCACGTCGGCCACGGTGCGTTCTCTGTACAGCCTCTCATACTCCGTGGCACAACCCTCCGATATAAGCGGCATTGTACACCCTGATGACGTTACTC TGGTCCGAGAATGTATGGAGGTGGTGACTATTTGTATGGCACTGAGTGGAGGTCATTTGGAGAACAACCTGTTGAATGAACCGTGGTGGCAGGACACTGCGCTGTACCTTATGATTGACTGCCCGAACCCTCAG GTGCGCGTGTCGTGCGCGGAGCAGCTGCTGTGCATGTGTGCgtggggcggcggcggcggggcgcgcgcgGCGCTGGCGGCGCTGGGCGGCGCGGCCGGGCtgggcgccgccgccgcccgcctgGCGCGGCACGCGCGCCACGCCATGCAGTTCCTGCAGCTGCTGTGCCGCCTCGTGGCGCTGGCCGGGCCCACCGAGCGCACGCTCGACGACCTCGCGCTAGAG gtgGCATGGTTGCGAGCTGTCCGCGCTAACCCTCTATCGTTAGACGATACGTTGCTGGAAGGACACCTGAACCTCACCAAGGAGTTGTTTACGCACGTACCGGCGCAAGTCAAGTACCAGTATGGAGCACACCCTGATCACAAAGACGCAGGTCTTATCAAG GAAGTGACGACGGAGTTCCTGTGGCCGTACTCGTGGGCGTGGTGCGTGGTGtcgggcgggggcgggggcgcgggcgagGCTGGGGGCGCGACGGGCGCGGAGCCGGTGGCGCCGCTGTGCCGCACGGCGAGCGCGGCGGCCGCCGCCACCGACCTGCTGCTGGCGCTGGTGCACGGCTGCGTGCCCAACATGGCCGCGCTCGCCAACCTGCTCGACCTCATGTTCTACAGTG ATAAGAGCATGCCCCTGGCGGAGTGGGAGTACATGCCGTGCGTGGGCCCGCGGCCGCCGGCGGGGCTGGTGGGGCTGAAGAACGCCGGCGCCACCTGCTACATGAACTCCGTGCTGCAGCAACTCTACTGCGTGCGGGCCGTCCGGGACGCGCTGCTCACCGTGCAAG GTGCTGCTACAGATCCCAATGAAGATTTCTCTGGCGAAAACCATCATCACAGCATTGtcgaaaataatattgaa aGCAACACAGATTACAACatcacaattttaaaacaagtaCAAGCAATATTTGCACATCTACACTATAGTAAGTTACAGTACTACATACCACGCGGACTTTGGGCACATTTTAG GCTTCAAGGGGAGCCCGTGAATCTACGCGAGCAACAAGACGCGGTGGAATTCTTTATGTCGTTGGTAGAGTCTTTGGATGAAGCTCTGAAAACATTAGGACAAGAACAATTAATGGCTAAAACTATGGGAGGCACATATTCTGATCAAAAAATCTGCAAGGGCTGCCCTCACAG ATACTGTAAAGAAGAACCGTTCAGTGTAGTATCACTGGACATCAGGAACATGTCGCGCCTGCAGGAATCTCTCGAGGCATATGTTAGAGGAGAATTACTAGAAGGCGCAGATGCTTATCATTGTGACAAGTGTAATAAAAAG GTAGTAACAGTTAAACGCTTATGCTTAAACAAACTACCTCCCGTCTTAGTCATACAGCTAAAAAGGTTCGAATATGATTTCGAAAAAGTATGTGCAATCAAATTCAATGACTACTTCGAGTTCCCAAGGGAACTGGATGTCGAACCTTACACAG CATGGGGTCTGGCTCGAGCCGAGGGTGATTCGTCATTATGGGAGGGTGGTGAAGAGAAGGCCCAGGAGACTAACTACCAACTTAGTGGCATTGTTGTACACTCGGGTCAGGCCTCCGGAGGACATTACTACTCATATGTTCTACTCAG AGACAATGGCAGCGTGACAGGCAGGTGGGTGAAGTTGGATGATGGCGATGTTTCGGAGTGTGGCATGCATGACGACGAGGAAATGAAGGCGCAGTGCTTCGGCGGAGAGTATATGGGCGAA GTGTTTGATCCAATGCTAAAGAGGGTCTCATATAAACGGCAAAAACGATGGTGGAATGCATATATGCTATTTTACACCAGAAAGGACACAATAGAATCACAGTCGCTTCTGGAACAATCCATGAAAAACTTGACTATGAA agAAAATATTATACCTCGACCAATATGGCTGTCAGTGCGTCGCAGTAATATTGCATTCTCTCACAACCAGGATCAATTCAGtcttgaacattttaattttatgaagaagCTTTGCTACATGCGACTACAGATGTTACCAGGATCTCAAAGTGCAATTTGG GGCCCCGAGCACGAAGAAATGTCAATGTTAGCGGTACAGCTAGCAACAAAATTCTTGTTCCAAGTAGGGTTCCGCACCAAGAAAACGTTGCGCGGTCCCGCCGCTGACTGGCACGACATACTCTGCCAACATTTGAGGTGCTCGCAAGCTGTGCGAGCCTGGTTCGCTACAGATCTATTCAAACATCCACACAG ACTATGCGACTACTTATTGTCGTGCCCGACAGCCGAAGTGAGATTAGTATTTATGAAGATCATTGTGTTTTTGGCGCACTTCTCAGTACAAGATCCACcag TGAGCGTTGGGTACGGGTCGTGGTGCTCCCGCGAGGAGGCGCAGTCCCTGTCGGACCAGGTCCTGTGCTGCGCGCGCGCCCtggccgcgcccccgccgccgcccgccgcgccgcaccCCGACTCGCACGCCGCCAGGCATCTGCCGCTACTCTTCAACCTCTTCCACACCTATGCTTGCCTCGGAATCAGCGAGAAGCATCAGCTGCTCAGG TTGAAGCTGTTGGATATTGTTTTATCCGTGTGCATGGATGAAACCAACACAGCGATGGGCAAGTACCAGTACCCCGAGTCGGCCAAGGTGCACCAGGTGGTGTGCGCGCTGGCGCGGTGCTGCGACGTGGGCGCGCGCTGCCAGTCGGCGGGCGCGGCGGAGGGCGCGGCGCCGCTGCCCAACCCCTACGCCGAGCCGCACGGACACGGCCCGCGCCCGCTGCTGTCGCCCGCCGCCGCGGACGTACTCTACAACAGAACTGG AAGTTATATGAAAAAGTTAACCGAAGAATGTTGCGGTTGCGACGAAGGCATCAGACTTCTGCAATTCTTGTGCTGGGAACACGCCGGTTGGTCCCGCATCGCTCTGGCCGAGTTACTGTGGCAGATGGCGTATGCATACTGCCACGAACTACGTCGTCATTCTGACGCACTCACCGCATTACTTCTCATGGAAGACAGCTGGCAACAACACCGGATACATAACGTCATCAAG GGTGTGTCGGAGGAGCGGCCGGGTCTGCTGGAGACGGCGGCGCGGGCCCGCGGACACTACCAGAAGCGCGCCTACGCCTGCGTGAAGCTGCTGGTGGGCGTGATGTgccgcgcgcccgccgccgtGCGCGCCGTGCACCACCAGCACGACGCGCGCCGCCGCTGGCGGCAGCTGCTGGCCTGGCTGCAGGACGAGCTCGACCGC AAGTATGGCCCCGGCGGTTACGGCTCTTATGGTACTTGGTCACCACCCGGCACCTCCAACGAGACTTCTAGCGGATATTTCCTCGAGCGAAGCAACTCCGCCAGGAAAACACTGGAAAA GGCTTATCAACTCTGTCCCGAAGAGGAagatgaagaagaagaagaaggtCGGGAAGGCGCCGAGGGATCTGGGTCCGGTGACGCGGCGGATGACAGCGGCGACGACGATGAGCCGGCCGACGACGAGCCCGCGGCGCGGCGCCTGGCCGGCGGGCCGGGCAGCGCGGGCCCCAGCGCAGGGCCcagcgccgcgcccgcgccccccgcgcctcCCGCGCCGCCTGCGCAACCGTCGCGCGACCCATTGCCGCCGCTGTGA